The Oncorhynchus masou masou isolate Uvic2021 chromosome 6, UVic_Omas_1.1, whole genome shotgun sequence genome has a window encoding:
- the LOC135541907 gene encoding inositol hexakisphosphate kinase 2-like isoform X2: MSPALEALMQADGTPPYPGKGVMLEPFVHQVGGHSCVLRFGDQTICKPLIPREHQFYKSLPPEMRKFTPQYRGVVSVSFEEDEEGNLCLIAYPLHNEPENLENKDPSADCEPKSKMIKWGNKKTSSLLLENDNYSKDRARQSTKENKSKSYNGAEAQQQAEVLCYSLDQKQIKHNPWSLKCHQQHLQRMKENSKHRNQYKFILLENLTWRHAVPCVLDLKMGTRQHGDDASEEKKANQIRKCQQSTSASIGVRLCGMQVYQSDSGQLMFMNKYHGRKLSLPGFKEALFQFFHDGQRLRHELLSPVLWKLREMQETLESCESYRFYSSSLLIIYDGEPPRTCAPTRPRHRGGEEGDDDEPSDEEEEEEKEGAFGFPRGSPAGSSAGGSSNGSSKGSAGRSSRGGGGEASSPVVDVRMIDFAHTTCRHYGEDSVVHEGQDSGYIFGLQNLITIISQLEEHSAD, translated from the exons ATGAGTCCTGCTCTAGAAGCCCTCATGCAGGCAGACGGGACACCCCCCTATCCCGGGAAAGGGGTGATGCTTGAGCCTTTTGTGCACCAGGTGGGGGGCCACTCATGCGTGCTACGTTTCGGCGACCAGACCATCTGCAAGCCCCTCATCCCCCGAGAACATCAGTTCTACAAGAGCCTGCCCCCCGAGATGAGGAAGTTCACCCCCCAGTACAGAG gtGTGGTGTCAGTCAGCTTTGAGGAAGATGAAGAGGGCAACCTATGCCTCATTGCCTACCCCCTCCACAATGAACCAGAGAACCTGGAAAACAAGGACCCCTCAGCCGACTGCGAGCCCAAGAGCAAGATGATCAAATGGGGTAACAAGAAGACATCGTCCCTACTGCTAGAGAATGACAACTACAGCAAAGACCGGGCCAGACAGAGCACTAAAGAGAACAAGAGCAAAAG ttataaCGGTGCGGAGGCACAGCAGCAGGCTGAGGTTCTCTGCTACAGTCTGGATCAGAAGCAAATTAAACACAACCCCTGGAGTCTGAAATGCCACCAGCAGCACCTCCAGAGGATGAAGGAGAACTCCAAACACCGCAACCAATACAAATTCATCCTGTTGGAGAACCTGACATGGCGTCACGCGGTGCCGTGCGTGCTGGACCTGAAGATGGGCACGCGGCAGCATGGTGACGATGCGTCAGAGGAGAAGAAGGCCAATCAGATTCGCAAATGTCAACAGAGCACCTCCGCCTCCATCGGTGTCCGCCTTTGTGGCATGCAGGTGTACCAGTCAGACTCAGGCCAGCTGATGTTCATGAACAAGTACCATGGGCGTAAGCTGAGCCTGCCGGGCTTCAAGGAGGCCCTGTTCCAGTTCTTCCACGATGGGCAGCGTCTGCGGCACGAGCTGCTCTCCCCGGTGCTGTGGAAGCTCAGGGAGATGCAGGAAACCCTGGAGTCCTGCGAGTCTTACCGcttctactcctcctccctcctcatcatcTATGATGGGGAGCCCCCCCGCACCTGCGCCCCCACCCGACCCCGCCAccgcggaggagaggagggtgacgATGACGAGCCctcagatgaggaagaggaggaagagaaagaaggtGCATTTGGGTTCCCCCGTGGATCGCCAGCTGGCAGCAGTGCTGGTGGGAGCAGTAACGGCAGCAGTAAGGGAAGCGCTGGTCGCTCATCCCgcggtggaggaggggaggccaGCAGTCCGGTGGTGGATGTGAGGATGATAGATTTTGCCCACACGACGTGCCGCCATTACGGGGAGGACAGTGTGGTGCATGAGGGTCAGGACAGCGGCTACATCTTCGGCCTGCAGAACCTCATCACTATCATCTCCCAGCTGGAGGAGCACAGCGCCGACTAA
- the LOC135541907 gene encoding inositol hexakisphosphate kinase 2-like isoform X1, translating into MSPALEALMQADGTPPYPGKGVMLEPFVHQVGGHSCVLRFGDQTICKPLIPREHQFYKSLPPEMRKFTPQYRGMPVFCLHLSLQSVFGWRQDLVGVVSVSFEEDEEGNLCLIAYPLHNEPENLENKDPSADCEPKSKMIKWGNKKTSSLLLENDNYSKDRARQSTKENKSKSYNGAEAQQQAEVLCYSLDQKQIKHNPWSLKCHQQHLQRMKENSKHRNQYKFILLENLTWRHAVPCVLDLKMGTRQHGDDASEEKKANQIRKCQQSTSASIGVRLCGMQVYQSDSGQLMFMNKYHGRKLSLPGFKEALFQFFHDGQRLRHELLSPVLWKLREMQETLESCESYRFYSSSLLIIYDGEPPRTCAPTRPRHRGGEEGDDDEPSDEEEEEEKEGAFGFPRGSPAGSSAGGSSNGSSKGSAGRSSRGGGGEASSPVVDVRMIDFAHTTCRHYGEDSVVHEGQDSGYIFGLQNLITIISQLEEHSAD; encoded by the exons ATGAGTCCTGCTCTAGAAGCCCTCATGCAGGCAGACGGGACACCCCCCTATCCCGGGAAAGGGGTGATGCTTGAGCCTTTTGTGCACCAGGTGGGGGGCCACTCATGCGTGCTACGTTTCGGCGACCAGACCATCTGCAAGCCCCTCATCCCCCGAGAACATCAGTTCTACAAGAGCCTGCCCCCCGAGATGAGGAAGTTCACCCCCCAGTACAGAG GAATGCCTGTGTTTTGTTTGCATCTCTCTTTACAGAGTGTATTTGGCTGGAGGCAGGACCTAGTGG gtGTGGTGTCAGTCAGCTTTGAGGAAGATGAAGAGGGCAACCTATGCCTCATTGCCTACCCCCTCCACAATGAACCAGAGAACCTGGAAAACAAGGACCCCTCAGCCGACTGCGAGCCCAAGAGCAAGATGATCAAATGGGGTAACAAGAAGACATCGTCCCTACTGCTAGAGAATGACAACTACAGCAAAGACCGGGCCAGACAGAGCACTAAAGAGAACAAGAGCAAAAG ttataaCGGTGCGGAGGCACAGCAGCAGGCTGAGGTTCTCTGCTACAGTCTGGATCAGAAGCAAATTAAACACAACCCCTGGAGTCTGAAATGCCACCAGCAGCACCTCCAGAGGATGAAGGAGAACTCCAAACACCGCAACCAATACAAATTCATCCTGTTGGAGAACCTGACATGGCGTCACGCGGTGCCGTGCGTGCTGGACCTGAAGATGGGCACGCGGCAGCATGGTGACGATGCGTCAGAGGAGAAGAAGGCCAATCAGATTCGCAAATGTCAACAGAGCACCTCCGCCTCCATCGGTGTCCGCCTTTGTGGCATGCAGGTGTACCAGTCAGACTCAGGCCAGCTGATGTTCATGAACAAGTACCATGGGCGTAAGCTGAGCCTGCCGGGCTTCAAGGAGGCCCTGTTCCAGTTCTTCCACGATGGGCAGCGTCTGCGGCACGAGCTGCTCTCCCCGGTGCTGTGGAAGCTCAGGGAGATGCAGGAAACCCTGGAGTCCTGCGAGTCTTACCGcttctactcctcctccctcctcatcatcTATGATGGGGAGCCCCCCCGCACCTGCGCCCCCACCCGACCCCGCCAccgcggaggagaggagggtgacgATGACGAGCCctcagatgaggaagaggaggaagagaaagaaggtGCATTTGGGTTCCCCCGTGGATCGCCAGCTGGCAGCAGTGCTGGTGGGAGCAGTAACGGCAGCAGTAAGGGAAGCGCTGGTCGCTCATCCCgcggtggaggaggggaggccaGCAGTCCGGTGGTGGATGTGAGGATGATAGATTTTGCCCACACGACGTGCCGCCATTACGGGGAGGACAGTGTGGTGCATGAGGGTCAGGACAGCGGCTACATCTTCGGCCTGCAGAACCTCATCACTATCATCTCCCAGCTGGAGGAGCACAGCGCCGACTAA